Proteins from a single region of Harmonia axyridis chromosome 4, icHarAxyr1.1, whole genome shotgun sequence:
- the LOC123678335 gene encoding uncharacterized protein LOC123678335 yields the protein MTRFLNVISCVVICLSIATLTTTKPIMVSFGTNKGPIVPRSALPATPITERSDTPTKPAPVYEAREDTPNPETYKPLVPHQYRTKLLSVKPSPNLILGTPLDIRYTPSEEKYDVYKKTQLKSIGRTYVGPNLFERQAYEFSDFGNKKTFLQPSVSYIKPQVFADKRSSHFVPEIGIVYSSGVRYYVPQIFYQVVTEEPQNQSNLEQEQENSVYEKQDQKYFYTTS from the coding sequence GTTATATGCTTGAGTATAGCCACCCTAACTACCACGAAACCCATAATGGTAAGTTTCGGAACAAACAAAGGCCCCATCGTTCCAAGATCTGCCCTTCCAGCCACCCCAATAACCGAGAGATCAGACACACCCACCAAACCAGCACCAGTATACGAGGCCAGGGAAGACACACCGAACCCAGAAACGTACAAACCATTGGTGCCACACCAGTACCGAACAAAATTACTATCCGTAAAACCATCACCAAATCTCATTTTAGGGACGCCACTGGACATAAGGTACACGCCAAGCGAGGAAAAATACGacgtgtacaagaaaacacaacTGAAGTCTATAGGAAGAACGTACGTGGGACCCAACCTTTTCGAAAGACAGGCCTATGAGTTTTCTGATTTCGGCAATAAGAAGACGTTCCTCCAACCTTCAGTGAGCTACATCAAACCTCAAGTTTTTGCGGACAAAAGAAGTTCCCATTTTGTGCCAGAAATTGGTATTGTTTATTCTTCAGGAGTTAGGTATTATGTTCCTCAAATATTTTATCAAGTGGTGACTGAAGAGCCACAGAATCAGAGCAACCTTGAGCAAGAGCAAGAAAATTCAGTTTACGAGAAGCAAGATCAAAAGTATTTTTATACGACATCATGA